ATTAAATAACTTGTGTTTTCTATAACATCCAGGGAACATGAATGTTTTTGAGAAATTTTATTCTTGTCCTcaagaaaactaaaaacataGCAAAGGACCATAATGGCACTATTCACAGTGCAGTAGTCCAGTTGTTGTATGTATCTTTGAGAGAGAAAcattattcttgttttttttttaccagataAAATGCAATTAAACCGATGGTTGTACAGTGGCTAATATTATCACCTCTCAGCAGTCACATTAGAATCTGCCAAAGTCTTCCAGTGtagagtttccatgttcttcctAATCTGTGAAATACCTGTAAAACATATAATCTGGGTTGGTTGATACGTCAATATGCAGCGCGTAAAATCATGAAAAGTCTCCACTTCTCAGAAGAAAGGATACAAGCCTGATGCAGCCTGAGGCCCAGCATTCTCCagtagtcagctgggattaacTTCAGGCCTCTGCAGCTTATAATTGGATAAAGAGTATCAAGCGATGGATGGTTTGATTCACACCTAATTTGTGAAGTAGCATAACTGTATGTGGAGTGAATCTTTACACATACAAATAGACTTTATtaagagtgaaaacacacaatgcatGCAGTTTTCAGCAATGAAAGAAAGATAAACACGCGCATGAGCTGTTTACCAGTCTGTGTGTGCAGCGGGTTCAGAGCCGTCTCGTTAAAAACACACGGTTGTTTCAGAGCAGGAAGAAACTGCAGTGGGAAATTGGTTGAAATTGTACGGTTATGCATATCAGAATCTCGGACATACCAATTACCGAGCGCTTACCGCACataaaaatgtttgaacatACTGCAGCACAGACTCACCTGCCAGAAACAGGACTTTGCAGATAAGTACCTCCTAGAAGAGGGTCTCCTAACAGGTTCAGTTCACTTTCATACACATCCAAtttgctgaaaacacacctgccaaaatgtgtttatttgaaaaagatTGTTTCAGAGAAGATTATCAAACTTAAGGAGACTATGTGATTACTTCTCAGGCTTTCAGGCATATTCTCCACAGGCACACTTTCTCCTTGTCTGAAGGACTCATTTATCCACAGCAAATACAATTCAGAGTTTTGCAAATAGGCCTGAGATTTATCTAAAACATCGCCACAAGAATATAAAAAGGCCATTGAAGAAAAGGTCACGAGTGTTTGTTTGGAAAGTGAGAACATAATTTACCAATTACACCTTAACTCAGAAAGTATATTACCAAAATTAAAATCCCTATCTAAGAGATCATATTAATTAGATTTTCTACACGGAGACACAGCAAAACAAGATGACAGACAGGTATTTAAGGAGGCATCAGAGATATTAAATATGTCTTTCATCTCATGCAGTAAATTTGATGTCACTATTGAGCAGTGacacaaaacattaaaagtcaGCCCACACAAACAACGAGCAAAATTGCCTTTGAGAAGCTATTTCGACTGCGGATATGTGATGATAAATATATTTGACAACACTAATCGCGCTGAGAGGAGGATCGTGATATGTCATGAAGAACGATTTGCATTGAAATCTAAAGCATTCACAGGGGTAAATGGAGAGCTTATCTAATCATTTAGCTTCCATTATATTGTAGCCTTTATCTTTAACAACGTAATATTTAAAGATACGCTGGTGTCAGCGGAAAGCACCTTGGCTGAGTCACAGCCTGGAAGCAGAACCGATGCTGCTCGGCTTTCCAAAACAAATTTGTCTGCGTCTCATTGAGCGACTCACAAAtgtaaaaagtcaaagaaatgtCAGGAGAGCTGGGAGTGGGATGTTTCATCCACccactccttctccttctcacAATTTTAAAAACCCTATTTTAAACATCACTAAGTTTATTTAATCATTCCAGGACAGTTCATTTAGCAGCCTAATTGAGAATTCTTTCCTTGAGGTGCAAATTAAAGGcaaatttttcatttattatacATATACTCACATTATACATTGTTCAATTACAAAATAAAGATAATGCAGCTCTTCCAATTGTATCCTGAATATTCACAAAACTAAAATGAGCCACATAATAGAGCCTTAAAGCTATTCTGTGAGTAATAAGGGACCGTTTTAAAGCAggttttttaaaacatttttgtggCTGTGCCGTGGGTGTTGTAATCACGCTGCTTACGTACTCACATCCACATGTCACCACAgcagttctgttttttgtgtgtatgtgtatatgtgtgtgtgtgtgtgtgtgtgtgcgtgtgtgtgtgtgtgtgtgtgtgtgacctggcCTCAACGCCCCAACCAAGTCACAAAAGCATTCTGTAAGTTTACCTCAAAAAACCGATCAACAGCTCGtgataaagaagaaaaacacattcttTAATATGATGCAATTTCAGTGTTGTCTTGTGTTGTAAATGTCAGCGTGCCTCATGGGAAATGTGTTGTGTATTTCAGCCTCTTGCCCTCCAACCCTGTGATATTTGCTATCTACATATTTGTCTATATATGTTGTTGTTATGATGAAGTTGAACTTCCAGCGATGCTCCGGTGTCCGTCTGAGTCCTGGGAGGCCGACTCCGGTTGCAGTTTGGCCATCCTCATATAAGATAGGGTCTCTCCGAAATGAATAGGGTAGAGACGGGGCGCCTGCAGAAATGTTAATAAAAGATGAGTTTTGTTTGTTAATTTAATTCCCACCAAAAAAAGAATACACAAACTTCTGGAGCATCTGGGACTTAGACACTCATCTTATTCCatctttttactgttttactcAACTCAGGGCTGGAAGGtgttggaggtggaggtgatccCAGCTGACCGTGGACgtacaccctgaacaggtcagcagtccatcaagcatcagacacaaacagacagtGCACCTCAGGGCAGTTTAGAGCCACTAATTAACCtcagaagcatttttttttccatgcactGAAAGGCCCCCGAGCCTGGACTCAGACTGGGAATAATCCTCCTGTGAGGAGGGAGTGATAACCACTACACCGCTGTGCGCCTTGCAGTCCCAGCGTCTTCCACCTCCTCATGAAAATCCATGATTTTGAGATGAAGGCTGATGTGAAGGGACACACCATCTGCTGCAAGACTGATGGTTCCTCCTGTGGATGAGGATAGATCTTCACGCCTCCGGCTGTATGTTTTAAATGTAGACACGCTGCTAAATCAATCTGGGAACACTCACAGGTTTGATCTGATTATTCTGAATGATGGATAAGgatcttcttctctctctttttttttttctatccagCTGAGACTGAAACAATTTCAATTCGCTGTCAGTTCTTCCAGAAAATACCAGaacaaacaaactaacaaacaaaaaaaaaaagactgggtttttatttttatagatAAAATATATCATGAAGttcaatttttatttcaaaactaAACTACCACACGGCTGTggagtgataaaaaaaaaaaatctttataaaGTCTGCTAAGGTCAGGATGTCGGAACTGCCTCATGGAAAATGCTGACGTCAAACACAGAGACTGTGCTCACGAAATAACAGCCCAGCCCCGAGAAAAGAAACTCTGAACACATAATCTTTTAGGATAACACTCACATCAGTTATATCGTTATTAAGCCATTAGAATGCACATTGGCACAGAATGGTAAAGAATCACATTAAGGGAATGAGAGCCTGCAGAAACAGACAAATGGAATAAGTGTGAAGCAATGGGGCAAAGGATGATATTGTTTATCTCACAGCAAAATGCTAAAGATTTTACAAGGTCTGATTAGGTTGTGCTATAGACTGTTGATAAGCTGGGAGAGAAAGCGACTAAATTAGTTGGAAAGAGAGGCTGTACATTATGTTTTCTGACAGACTGGCCTTTAGTGCCACCTACTGTTGAAGTAAATGGTGCTGCTTCAAATTAGTCTGCAGCAGTTTCTCCACACTGAGAAAGCATTGAAGACTGattaagaaaatgtaaaattatATACTTGTTTTTAATCCATTTAAAAGGGAATTTGGAATTGTGCATGAAAATAGGATAAgatcaaaggaaaaaaatgatcatATTGATGGGTACATTTCAGCTGGAACTAATGTAATATTGGTTTTGAATTGCCAGAGAAAATTCAATCACTAGAAAACCTCTGCAAACTAAGTCCAACAGCCCAGTAAGAATAAGTCTGAGAATGCCACATTGTAAGTTTGTGTCAAGTTCCATATTTTGACAGAGGTTGCAGCAATAGTTTGTCAATCGTCGACGTGCCTGGGAAGTCAGAGAAGCGTGAGACCGGAGGGCTCATTTTGAAATCAAGGGGGGGAGATTGTCTGCCAACATAAAATAGCTGAATAATGCAAACGAATAtatcaaaaagagaaaagatgtaGGTAATGTTTGGGTACAATTTTAAAAAGCAAGTAGCAGCTGCTTAAGAAAGAAAACTTTTCAAGCCCAAAACTCAAGAGAGACGTTGCCAAACAAAACTAAGAGGATTGATGGCGAGATGCAAATTTCTGGAGGGCCACAGGGACTGAAAGTTTGCAGGttgcaggaaaaagaaagaaagatatgTATAAAACCAGTGGCTCTAAAGAAACCTGCATCTACAGAGTGTTAACATAAAAATCAAACTCTATAAAAGTGATAAGGAAAGTGCATGAGAGGGAGCGGCTCATGGCCCAAAGCATTCTTCCTCATCTGTCAAACACTGTGGAGCCTCTGTTCAGGCTCTGGCATGTGCAGCTGCCAATGAAACTGGCACCTTGGCATTTATTGATGATTTCACCGCTGACAGAAGCAACAGGATGAATGCAGGAGCACTCCGTGTGCTCAGACAGAGCCAAACGCATCAAAATTATTGGACAACATTTCATCATTCAGCAGAACAAGGATTCCAAACAAATGGTCAAAGCAGACCAAGGAGCCTCTCAGGGTGAAACAGGAGCCAGAAGACATTGCCGTGAGAAgggtatacacacacataaacacacaaacagacttcACACACCTTCGGTTTGTATTGAGCTTCCCTTTCCACCACGCTTTCACATATATAGTCCCAATTAAagtgtccataacaaacacaaGCCCACACAAATAAATATTGCACAAAAGCGGATTTCCCATAAACCGCCTGGTTGCACAACCACAAGGGGGGAATAAGAGGAAGCCTCTAAATTGTTTCACATGTGGCTCCTTCTTTCTTCACATTGTTTGTTTCATTCCCACCATGAGGGCAGCGGGGAGTTTTGATTGCTTCTCTAAAGGTAAATAAACTCTTGGATATGCAGCCATTTAAAAGCATTGAAACACTGAAGGAATGAGTGAtctgaagaggtttttttttttttttgtttgacatttttgcAGCTTTCGTTGTCTGTTTTCTGTGGCTAATGAAGCCCACGGTGGGCTCATCTCGGCTGTCTGCTCCAGGGGCGGTGACTGGAGCGTACGGCGGATCCGTGACGGTCTCCTGTCGCTACAGCCCCAGGTTCAAAGACAACACAAAGTACTGGTGCAGAGGGCCCGTGTATGAGCTGTGTACCATCGTGACAAAAACCTCCTGGGGCCAGCCTAATGACAGAACCTCCATCGTAGATGATAAGGAATCAGAGGTCTTCACTGTCACCGTGACTTCACTTCAAGAGAGCGATAAGGATATGTACTGGTGCGTTATCTCAAGACCTGGGAGAAATGTCTACGCCGGTGTCAGACTCCACCTCTCGCATGCAGGTAAACTCCAGCTGGGTCAAGTCAGATGTGTTACCAGATGTGATGTAATCTTATCTTCGCTTTCTCACTTTCTTATACCGATTTATGACATCCTAATGAAGATAGTTCAAATGACTCACTATAAAATTGACAGTCGTTTAGCTGCAGTAATTCCATTGCTTTGGAATCACACCTTTCTTTATGTACCGCATTGGTAAATATCTATTAGATTTGTTTGTGCTGGTATAAGAAACTTATACACTCGTTGAATCTCAGTGTAATCAAGACATGCCTAAAGAGATGTGAAAAGAACATTATCTAAAAAATGattatcatctgcataaaaagCAATTATATTAACAGTCTGTCTGGTGGCAACAAGGCGatggaaagaggagaagaacTGAATTGACCCCTGAGGTTCCTCGTATATGAAGGGTACATAAGCAGCACTGAAAGTTTTCTAATATGTTtatgtgaggggaaaaaaaaatgaacgaTAACCCATTACAACTGACGAAAATCGACATGAGGTCAGAATTAAAAGTAAATAGTGCAGTTTCTGTACCGAGACAAACTTTGAAGCgagatcaaacttttttttaagagggTCATTTTCATGTTTGGTTAAAACCACCTGTTCAATTTCAATGTAGTGTAGAAGCTGTTAATATAGCACATAGTGGATGATCAGTGTGAACATGTGTACACACGCATCTAAAAATGActgattttcaatgaaattCTAATAGTTTGTGAGTTTGTTCCACACTTTTAAGCTTTGTAGCATAAATTTGAATATTATGACATTTAGTTTTCCCAGTTAGTCGATTTTAAACGGACTGACTGAGTGTCGAACGTCTTTAAAGAAGTGGGCGGGATGGATATTAAGGGAGCAGTTCTGCAATTTGCTCATGTTACCCGACTGCAGTCACATCTCATCTGACCTAACCACAAAGCCCACACAGTCCTGATGAAACACACcgtaaggggaaaaaaaaaacaacaacttttttcTCTGGCTTTACCTTTGGTGCTTtttgagcttttatttttctgctttggAAGATAGAGAAATCAGTGGGATTGGAAA
The DNA window shown above is from Salarias fasciatus chromosome 20, fSalaFa1.1, whole genome shotgun sequence and carries:
- the LOC115407599 gene encoding CMRF35-like molecule 3 produces the protein MRAAGSFDCFSKAFVVCFLWLMKPTVGSSRLSAPGAVTGAYGGSVTVSCRYSPRFKDNTKYWCRGPVYELCTIVTKTSWGQPNDRTSIVDDKESEVFTVTVTSLQESDKDMYWCVISRPGRNVYAGVRLHLSHAATTVTTTHINSLPTLEQDQIGWWMILRWIVFISMLCCLALAHIAERRIKAAREMQLQQQLDRKSLNNYEIMSSDATVTDL